One genomic region from Stackebrandtia nassauensis DSM 44728 encodes:
- a CDS encoding LppU/SCO3897 family protein: MTYQPPGDPNQNPYQPGQYPPPEPTTPMGGQSGWPDPYQAPDPYGQPPTSGPAYGQPTSGQPYGQPTSGQPYGQQPGGFGPGGPGMPPPPPGGFTPGAPPPSSGGNGAMIGIIIAVVAVLILAVGIGGFFLIRGAANDSADGGDESTTSESSSSSSEETTSALPSETSDDTGNFADAAQAGDCLDYPTDPNDTKVVDCGDSSAYYEVLERVDSPSTTENTDEAAAAECEGTSFDSTLYLLGSDVADPFVLCLKTL; this comes from the coding sequence TTGACCTACCAGCCACCGGGCGACCCGAACCAGAACCCGTATCAGCCGGGCCAGTATCCGCCACCGGAGCCGACGACTCCGATGGGGGGCCAGTCGGGTTGGCCGGATCCGTACCAGGCTCCGGACCCCTATGGTCAGCCGCCGACGTCGGGACCCGCCTACGGGCAGCCGACCTCCGGGCAGCCCTATGGACAGCCGACTTCGGGACAGCCCTATGGACAGCAGCCGGGGGGCTTCGGCCCGGGCGGGCCGGGGATGCCGCCGCCTCCGCCGGGTGGTTTCACGCCCGGCGCGCCGCCGCCGTCCTCGGGCGGCAACGGCGCCATGATCGGGATCATCATCGCCGTGGTGGCGGTACTGATTCTGGCCGTGGGTATCGGTGGGTTCTTCCTGATCCGGGGCGCCGCCAACGACTCCGCCGACGGTGGCGACGAGTCGACCACGAGTGAGTCCTCCAGCAGTTCCTCGGAGGAGACCACCAGCGCGCTGCCCTCGGAGACCTCCGACGACACCGGCAACTTCGCCGACGCCGCGCAGGCCGGTGACTGCCTCGACTATCCGACGGACCCCAACGACACCAAGGTCGTCGACTGTGGTGACTCCTCGGCCTACTACGAGGTCCTGGAGCGGGTGGACTCGCCGTCGACCACGGAGAACACCGACGAGGCCGCGGCGGCCGAGTGTGAGGGCACCAGTTTCGACTCCACGTTGTACCTGTTGGGCAGTGACGTGGCGGACCCGTTCGTGCTGTGCCTGAAGACCTTGTGA